A window of the Archocentrus centrarchus isolate MPI-CPG fArcCen1 chromosome 17, fArcCen1, whole genome shotgun sequence genome harbors these coding sequences:
- the LOC115795990 gene encoding GTPase IMAP family member 4-like isoform X2 has protein sequence MAGSTRTNDEQLRIVMVGKTGIGKSATGNTIFGRDCFESKFSAKSMTVDCEKGKATVDGQRVAVIDTPGLFDTRFGKEKTTKDISQCISYASPGPHIFLVVIRLGRFTAEEKQTVKWIQEVFGDDADRYSMVLFTGGDQLGKTPIEEFLEESPELQEVVARCNNQYHVFNNMLKERSQVTELLQKIREIVQNNGGSHYTNKMFQKAERVLEEEKECILREKEEQIQKEKEKIEREIQERYQKEMQKLNEQLQGEREKDRKEREEERKEMEKLKKKFEQELKEEKEKVQSRYDSEARDEAEKRNPLQKLVYHAGEAFKSFLSLFS, from the exons ATGGCTG GATCCACCAGAACAAATGATGAGCAGCTGAGGATTGTGATGGTGGGGAAGACTGGAATTGGAAAGAGTGCTACTGGAAACACCATTTTCGGTCGTGACTGCTTTGAATCCAAGTTCAGTGCCAAGTCTATGACTGTAGACTGTGAAAAAGGCAAAGCTACAGTGGATGGGCAGCGTGTTGCTGTCATTGACACCCCGGGCCTGTTTGATACCAGGTTTGGGaaggagaaaacaacaaaagataTCTCCCAGTGCATCTCCTATGCTTCTCCAGGACCACATATCTTCTTGGTGGTCATCAGACTGGGCAGATTCACTGCAGAAGAGAAGCAGACGGTGAAATGGATTCAGGAAGTCTTTGGTGATGATGCAGACAGATACAGCATGGTTCTCTTTACTGGTGGGGACCAACTTGGTAAAACTCCTATTGAAGAGTTCTTAGAAGAAAGCCCAGAGCTGCAGGAAGTCGTGGCCAGATGTAATAATCAGTACCACGTCTTCAATAATATGCTGAAGGAGCGCTCTCAGGTCACTGAGCTGCTCCAGAAGATCAGAGAGATAGTCCAGAACAATGGAGGAAGCCACTACACCAACAAGATGTTCCAAAAGGCTGAGAGGGTGcttgaagaggagaaagaatgcatcctgagagagaaagaagaacaaatacagaaagaaaaggagaaaattgaGAGGGAAATACAGGAAAGATATCAGAAAGAGATGCAGAAACTTAATGAACAACTCCAGGGTGAGCGAGAGAAGgacaggaaggagagagaggaggagaggaaggagatggagaagttaaagaaaaagtttgagcaagaactgaaagaagaaaaagaaaaggttcaGTCCAGGTATGACAGTGAGGCCAGAGATGAAGCTGAGAAACGCAATCCATTACAGAAGTTAGTTTATCATGCAGGTGAAGCATTTAAATCTTTCCTAAGTCTATTTTCctaa
- the LOC115795990 gene encoding GTPase IMAP family member 4-like isoform X1, which yields MAGKLGSTRTNDEQLRIVMVGKTGIGKSATGNTIFGRDCFESKFSAKSMTVDCEKGKATVDGQRVAVIDTPGLFDTRFGKEKTTKDISQCISYASPGPHIFLVVIRLGRFTAEEKQTVKWIQEVFGDDADRYSMVLFTGGDQLGKTPIEEFLEESPELQEVVARCNNQYHVFNNMLKERSQVTELLQKIREIVQNNGGSHYTNKMFQKAERVLEEEKECILREKEEQIQKEKEKIEREIQERYQKEMQKLNEQLQGEREKDRKEREEERKEMEKLKKKFEQELKEEKEKVQSRYDSEARDEAEKRNPLQKLVYHAGEAFKSFLSLFS from the exons ATGGCTGGTAAGCTTG GATCCACCAGAACAAATGATGAGCAGCTGAGGATTGTGATGGTGGGGAAGACTGGAATTGGAAAGAGTGCTACTGGAAACACCATTTTCGGTCGTGACTGCTTTGAATCCAAGTTCAGTGCCAAGTCTATGACTGTAGACTGTGAAAAAGGCAAAGCTACAGTGGATGGGCAGCGTGTTGCTGTCATTGACACCCCGGGCCTGTTTGATACCAGGTTTGGGaaggagaaaacaacaaaagataTCTCCCAGTGCATCTCCTATGCTTCTCCAGGACCACATATCTTCTTGGTGGTCATCAGACTGGGCAGATTCACTGCAGAAGAGAAGCAGACGGTGAAATGGATTCAGGAAGTCTTTGGTGATGATGCAGACAGATACAGCATGGTTCTCTTTACTGGTGGGGACCAACTTGGTAAAACTCCTATTGAAGAGTTCTTAGAAGAAAGCCCAGAGCTGCAGGAAGTCGTGGCCAGATGTAATAATCAGTACCACGTCTTCAATAATATGCTGAAGGAGCGCTCTCAGGTCACTGAGCTGCTCCAGAAGATCAGAGAGATAGTCCAGAACAATGGAGGAAGCCACTACACCAACAAGATGTTCCAAAAGGCTGAGAGGGTGcttgaagaggagaaagaatgcatcctgagagagaaagaagaacaaatacagaaagaaaaggagaaaattgaGAGGGAAATACAGGAAAGATATCAGAAAGAGATGCAGAAACTTAATGAACAACTCCAGGGTGAGCGAGAGAAGgacaggaaggagagagaggaggagaggaaggagatggagaagttaaagaaaaagtttgagcaagaactgaaagaagaaaaagaaaaggttcaGTCCAGGTATGACAGTGAGGCCAGAGATGAAGCTGAGAAACGCAATCCATTACAGAAGTTAGTTTATCATGCAGGTGAAGCATTTAAATCTTTCCTAAGTCTATTTTCctaa
- the LOC115796405 gene encoding granulocyte-macrophage colony-stimulating factor receptor subunit alpha-like, with product MKLFPVHPVIWSSLFVLWLPQSETEGHTSNVCQENMDDGLAMVRIQNSTGWDSYEDLTDLKENFICLLYPTNELNCSWSFHKLEADTQLSVNVRVCDDDILVASLIRTSAERVGSASLTLSEYLADVILHFNMSQQNGWTSYTSVYDTDMLELLSPPPNIAASVKDGALIVTWDLPHTREDTNPHCFEYQLDIGDQEQPKYLRAQQSYIKPTVDPTITYRVRMRTRITDTCFGSSQWSEWSDTVNVILHNDSTDG from the exons ATGAAGCTGTTTCCTGTTCATCCTGTAATTTGgtccagtttgtttgttttgtggctCCCACAGAGCG AGACTGAGGGCCACACTTCAAATGTCTGTCAGGAGAATATGGATGATGGG CTGGCAATGGTTCGCATACAGAATTCAACAGGGTGGGATTCTTACGAGGACCTCACAGATCTGAAGGAGAATTTTATCTGCCTCCTCTACCCGACAAACGAGCTCAACTGCTCCTGGTCATTCCACAAGTTAGAGGCGGATACTCAGCTTTCTGTTAATGTCAG AGTTTGTGATGATGACATCCTGGTTGCGTCTCTAATCCGCACGTCTGCAGAAAGGGTTGGATCAGCGTCTTTGACTCTCAGCGAGTATCTGGCAGACGTTATCCTCCATTTCAACATGTCGCAGCAGAACGGGTGGACGTCTTACACCTCCGTGTATGACACAGACATGCTAG agctCCTTTCTCCACCTCCAAACATCGCTGCATCAGTCAAAGATGGAGCCCTGATTGTAACGTGGGATCTGCCACACACCAGAGAAGACACTAACCCTCATTGTTTTGAGTACCAGCTGGACATAGGTGATCAG GAACAACCAAAGTACTTGAGAGCTCAGCAGTCCTACATAAAGCCGACTGTAGATCCCACGATCACCTATAGAGTCAGGATGAGGACACGAATAACAGACACCTGCTTTGGATCATCTCAGTGGAGTGAATGGAGCGATACTGTCAACGTCATCCTGCACAATGATTCAACTGATGGCTGA